Genomic segment of Bacteroidota bacterium:
TTGTATTGTAAAAAACCTGCTTTCTTCTTAACATCCGTATTTAGGATACTATCGCGGTAGCTTATAAAATCCAAATGATATTTATAAGCATTTTTAAAATCTTTTTTGAATGCATAAGCATCGGCCAATGATTCCGAGTTATCCCTCATATATTCTATAGTTCCTGTTTCATTTGCCTGCTTCAAACCACGGCTGGCGTAGTATATGGCACTGTCCGGCATGTTTTTTTTAAGAAACACATCTGCCAGCATGCTATTACACCAGGCCATACCTTCAATATCCTCGCTTTTCTCAAATTCATTCAATGCCCGAAATGCAAGCGGAGCTACTAGCGCAAAGCTGTCCAAATGTGTATACGCAGTACTTAGATTGCCTTCAAGAAAAGCCATATCATAAGAACTGAAATTATTTTTTCTGCCAACTTCAAGGCCTTGTTTTAATTCTTCAACAGCTTCAGGATATTTTTTATTTGTCACATACCAAATGCCTATGCTATTGTGCAGATTACCCAATTGACGACCTGAGCCAAGTTTTTTTGTGGCTTCCATTGCTTTTTTATAACTGGCGAGGGCATTCTCATCATCTCCAATTCTTGTATAAATAACTGCAAGGTTTTTATAATTGTATGCAAGGTTTATTATGCTGTTTGCTTTTTCGGCATTATCTACTGACTTAAGAGCATATTCAAGTGCTTTTAGATGATCACTTAGCGAAATTTCATAATGTTCAGCAATAGCACCCTGACTTTTAGCCAGTAATTCTTTATCATCGAGGTTAATGGCTAATTTCTCCGATTCGAGAAAATTGGATAATGCTTTGTCATTTTCATTTCCAAATCTTTTACTGATGCCGATACGTATCAATACATATCCCTGCAGTCTTTCATCTCCTGTCTTTTTTGCAATGGAATCTGCTTTAAAAAGAAAACTATCCCGTTGCTCACGGGTGTACCTGTTGCGTCCTGTTATAGCAAGATTCATTAAAGCAAAACCTTCGCCAATATTATATTTTATAGAACGTGAAATAAGCAAGGCTTCATCGATCAGTTTCATTCTTTCATCATCAGGCAATATATTATTACCTATGTCAGCAATTTTATTAAGCCGATCAACCCTGTAAGCGTCTTGCTGTGGATGTTGACTGATCTCTTTTCTTAATTTGTCAATATCCGGGTTTTGCCCGTTTGACAACAAACTAAGAAAAATGAAACCTGATAATAAAAGACGTATTCTCATTTTTATATGTTCAATAAAATCGTGAATATTGACCCTTCACCTTCTTTTGTTTCCACTTTCAATTCCCCACCATGTGCTTTTACTATATCATAACTCAATGATAAACCCAATCCTGTTCCTTGTCCTGTTGGTTTAGTAGTAAAGAAGGGTTGAAATATTTTATCTAATACTTTTTGAGGAATGCCATTACCGTTATCCTTAACACTAATCAAAACTTTATCACCAACTTTTTTTGTTCTAACTAAAACGGTTGGTTCATACCCATTCGGATGTTGTTTCTTTTTTTCATCTACCACATAAAATGCATTGTTGATCAAATTCAAAACAACTCTTCCGATCTCCTGCGGAATGATATTAATGTTGCCAATGCTTTTATCAAAATCAGTTTTCATTGTTGCATTGAAGGATTTGTCTTTTGCCCGAAGCCCATGATAGGAGAGACGCAAATACTCATCAGTTAAAGCGTTGATGTCTGTTGGTTCCTTTATGCCGTTGCTGGTACGGCTATGTTGCAACATTCCTTTTACAATAGCATCTGCTCTTTTCCCATGACTAATGATTTTTTGTTCATTATCATCAATACTATCTGCAATTGATTTTACTTCCTGTAAATTTCCTTTATCAATTTCCTGTTTCATTTCAGCTATTAACTCTGAATTGACTTCCGAAAAATTGTTTACAAAATTCAGCGGGTTTTGTATCTCATGGGCAATGCCTGCTGTCAATTCACCCAATGAAGCCATTTTTTCGGATTGGACAAGTTGAGATTGGGTAGATCTTAAATTAGTAAGTGTTGCTTCTAAAACCTTATTTGATCTTTGTTTTTGGCGATTGTTTCTAAATAATAATACAGCAGCTATTAACAATATGCCTAAACCCCCAAGTAAAGAATAGATCCTTATTTTGCTTTTGGTTTGCAGACTTTCTTTTTCTAATTCCTGCAAGCGAAGTTGTTCATCGAATCCTATATTATAAAGTTGCCTGATCTTTTCAACGCTCATTAAAGAATCTTTCGCAGTATTGGCAAGCTCCAAATAGAGCAATGCACTGTCCGGCCTTTTCTGATCCTTATAAATATTTACCAAAGAACTATATGATTCAATAACACCCCTTACCTGGCCTGTATTTTGGTTTTTAGCCAATCCTAATTTGGCATAATAAAGAGCGGAGTCATTTTTGCCGGTCTTATTATAATACCGGGACATTAGCACATAACTCTCACCCATACTTGAGTTATTATTTTGTTCTTTCCCCGATCGCAACGCATTTAAAAAATTTTCCAACGCCAGTTCATATAAATTTTGTCTCAAATAAATTTTGCCGATACTATTATAATTGCTACTTCGGTATTTATTATACCCGGCTAAATCCGAATAGTCAAGGGATTTCTTGAAATAAGTCAAAGCTGAATCTAATTTATTCTCCCGTAAAAAATGAGCTCCCAGGTTCCTGAAGGCCTGTGAAAGCAGTGTATTATCATTTATCCTTGTAGCAGTTTTAATACAATCCTGAATTGTGTTAAGCTGCTTATCATAATTCCCTGTAGTTGAATATATGCCTGCAACATCACTTTGCATAGTACCCAACATACTTAATCTCGCAAATTCAGGAATCCCGCTATTAGTGAATTTGGAAATATTCCAGATATTTTTTTCGCATTCTTTGTTTTCGACTATTTGAAAAGCCTCATTAAAGGATATCATCGCTTTGACATAATTCCCCTGGTTACTTGAAATGAGCCCCAATAGATCCAATGCATCTGCTTCCCATAATTTTAATTGTAGTTTCCTGGCAAGTGGCAGATCTTTTTCAATATAATAGATAGAACTATCAGTGTTTAAATCGAAATAATAAAGTGAAAGCTCCCTGTTAGCTGCCATTCGTAAGGTGTCATTTATATTTTGACTCAGCGCATTTCGTAAACTATCGGCTTGCTTTTTAGTAGGCTCAAGAAATAGCGGATTCACCTGTGATATGGAAAAAACAGGCAACAAAACGAACAAGATGATCTTAACTAATTTCATTTAGTATAATTTATACAATTGGTAAACAAATAATAAAACTACTTCCCTCACCTTCCTTTGTTTCTACTTTCATCCCGATAGCTATCGGGACCCCACCATGTCTATACCAGCAACATAATTGTAAATTCCGTTCCTTCATTTTCTTTTGTCACCACTTTTATTTCCCCACCATGTGCTTTTACAATATCATAACTCAACGACAAACCCAAACCAGTTCCTTGCCCTGTTGGTTTGGTAGTGAAAAAGGGTTGAAATATTTTATCCAATACTTTTTGGGGAATGCCATTACCATTATCAGAAACAGAAATTAAAACTTTATCATTAATCCTCTTTGTAGTTACTGTAACTGTAGGTTCGTAACCAACTCCCCCTTTAGGGGGCTGGGGGGCTTTCTTTTTTTCATCAACTGCATAAAAAGCATTGTTGATCAAATTCAGGATCACTCTTCCAATTTCCTGGGGAACGATATTTATTTTTCCAACGTTATTATCAAAATCTGTTTTCATTGTTGCATTAAACGATTTGTTTTTTGCACGAAGGCCTTGATAGGAAAGGCGTAAGTATTCATCGGATAAAGCATTGATATCTGCCGGTTCTTTTACACCTGTACTGCTGCGGCTATGTTGCAACATTCCTTTTACAATGGCGTCGGCTCTTTTGCCATGATGCTTTATTTTTTGCTCATTTTCCCCGATGTCTGTAGCAATGTTTTTTACCTGGTCAAGATTCCCTTTCTCTATCTCCTCTTTCATCTCAGCTATTAGCTCAGAATTTACTTCTGAAAAATTGTTTACAAAATTTAACGGGTTTTGAATTTCATGTGCAATGCCTGCTGTTAGCTCTCCTAATGAAGCCATTTTTTCGGATTGGATGAGCTGAGTTTGAGTAGATCTTAATTGATGTAATGTATTTTCAATTTTTTCATTTCGCTGTCGTAAAGTTTCATTAGTTTTTTTCCTGTGCTGGTTATTTCGATAGAGCAAAAAAACAATAACTATAAAAACAACAATACCTGACAGTAGCAAGTATATTCTTAATTTTTCGCGGGTTTCTATTTTTTCTTTCTCTAGCTTTTCCAACTTTGCCTGCTCATCTACAACTACGTCCAGAAAGGCAAGAAGATTTTTTCGCTCTTCTACACTAAGACTGTCACTTAATGATTTAGACAATTTTAAATACACGATGGCACTATCGGTTCTGCCCAGCTGATCAAAACAGTAAGTAAGTAGGTTATATGCATCTCTTTTCCAAGCCGGGTCTTTGCGCTTTTCAAAAATTTTCAAGCTTTCTTTAGCATAATATAAAGCGGAGTCATTTTTTTTCAAATCCGTACATACACGACTTAATGAAATATATCCCAGGCCCAGGTGTAGATGATCATTTGTCTCTTTTAAAAGTGCTATCGCCTGAAATATTGTATTGGCGGCCAAATCGAAATTTCCCATCTTCTCATAGCTATCGCCCAGATATTTCATTGCACGACCTAATCCCGTTTGATCTTTCAAATCTGAAAACGTTGATATGGCCTTTTTAATAAGCATGAGTGCTGAATCAAATTTTCCTTCATTCATATAAGCAATACCCATGTGAAAGTTTATGTACGCAATCTGTGCTGTGTCACCTGCTGCTTTTGCATATTTTTCGGCTTCCCGATAATTTTTCAATTGGTTTTTTGTGTTAACAATCCAGTTTCCGGTATAGGCATTTAGCAATCCGATCAAATCGTAGCAGTTGCTTAGCAGAAGCATTCGTGCACCCATTGGGTTTTGTCCCGGCGACAAATGCCAAATAGTTTTTTCAATAGTGGGGTCCTTTGCAATATTTAATGCTTTCAAATAGAGTTCCAATGACTTTGAAAACTTTTCCTGCTGCATCAGGATAACCCCCATTGCGTTCAGTATAGAGGCTTCGTCAAATTTTAGATTTAATCTGACAGCAATAGGCAAAGCTTTTTCAAGATAAAAATTTGAACTATCACGATCCACAAGACTGTAATATGATCCGAGCTTACTACAGACTTCCATCCGGGCAGTATCGCTTGTTGCATCGGATAGAGATCTGTACAAACTACTCAAATATGGGTTTTCCTGTTGCCCTGCAATTAATGATGGCAACAAGAGTAGTGAAATTACTTTTAAAAAGATTTTCATGCTTTTTTTAATTAGTCCGCAATTGAATAATAAATTCACATCCTTCTCCTTCTTTCGTGTTCACCTTTATTTCGCCGCCATGTGCTTTTATAATATCATAAGCCAAACTTAACCCTAACCCGGTACCCTGTCCGGTTGGTTTGGTGGTAAAGAATGGTTGAAATATTTTACCTAATACTTTTTGGGGAATACCGTTGCCGTTATCCCTTACTGACAGAAGAATTTTACCAACCTCCTTTTTTGTACTTATTGAAACAATTGGCTCAAACCCGTTTTCACTTTGTTTTTTCTTTTCTGAAACTGTATAAAAGGCATTGGTAATTAAATTGAGAATTACTCTTCCGATATCCTGCGGAATGATACTGATGTTTCCTATACTTTCATCAAAATTAGTTTTCGTTGTTGCATTGAATGATTTGTCTTTAGCCCGCATACCATGATAGGCCAATCTTAAATATTCATCTGTTAAAGCATTTATATCTGTTGGCTCTTTCACGCCACTGCTGCTTCTGCTGTGTTGTAGCATTCCTTTTACAATTTCACCTGCACGTTTACCATGATGATTTATTTTTTGTTCGTTGTCTTTGATATCCTTTGCAATTGCTTTTGCATCAACATAATTTCCTTTATCAATCTCTTGTTCTAATTCGTCAGCCAATTCTTTATTCACATCAGAAAAATTATTGACGAAGTTCA
This window contains:
- a CDS encoding two-component sensor histidine kinase, which produces MSVEKIRQLYNIGFDEQLRLQELEKESLQTKSKIRIYSLLGGLGILLIAAVLLFRNNRQKQRSNKVLEATLTNLRSTQSQLVQSEKMASLGELTAGIAHEIQNPLNFVNNFSEVNSELIAEMKQEIDKGNLQEVKSIADSIDDNEQKIISHGKRADAIVKGMLQHSRTSNGIKEPTDINALTDEYLRLSYHGLRAKDKSFNATMKTDFDKSIGNINIIPQEIGRVVLNLINNAFYVVDEKKKQHPNGYEPTVLVRTKKVGDKVLISVKDNGNGIPQKVLDKIFQPFFTTKPTGQGTGLGLSLSYDIVKAHGGELKVETKEGEGSIFTILLNI
- a CDS encoding tetratricopeptide repeat protein, which gives rise to MRIRLLLSGFIFLSLLSNGQNPDIDKLRKEISQHPQQDAYRVDRLNKIADIGNNILPDDERMKLIDEALLISRSIKYNIGEGFALMNLAITGRNRYTREQRDSFLFKADSIAKKTGDERLQGYVLIRIGISKRFGNENDKALSNFLESEKLAINLDDKELLAKSQGAIAEHYEISLSDHLKALEYALKSVDNAEKANSIINLAYNYKNLAVIYTRIGDDENALASYKKAMEATKKLGSGRQLGNLHNSIGIWYVTNKKYPEAVEELKQGLEVGRKNNFSSYDMAFLEGNLSTAYTHLDSFALVAPLAFRALNEFEKSEDIEGMAWCNSMLADVFLKKNMPDSAIYYASRGLKQANETGTIEYMRDNSESLADAYAFKKDFKNAYKYHLDFISYRDSILNTDVKKKAGFLQYKYDLEKKQAQITVLNQEKRIQKIFLISTLIVLLLIIVSVFMLVRNIRHKQEANKILLRQKQLIEQQRDQTNKAMTELQQTQKQLIQSEKMASLGELTAGIAHEIQNPLNFVNNFSEVNKELADELVQEIEKGNHADAKAIAKDIKDNVEKINHHGKRADGIVKNMLQHSRSSSGVKEITNINALADEYLRLSYHGLRAKDKSFNATMKTDFDENIGNINIIPQDIGRVILNLINNAFYVVDEKKKSGIGGYEPTVSVSTKKMNGKVEISVKDNGNGIPQKVLDKIFQPFFTTKPTGQGTGLGLSLSYDIVKAHGGELNVETKEGEGSEFIIILPFL
- a CDS encoding tetratricopeptide repeat protein; the protein is MKIFLKVISLLLLPSLIAGQQENPYLSSLYRSLSDATSDTARMEVCSKLGSYYSLVDRDSSNFYLEKALPIAVRLNLKFDEASILNAMGVILMQQEKFSKSLELYLKALNIAKDPTIEKTIWHLSPGQNPMGARMLLLSNCYDLIGLLNAYTGNWIVNTKNQLKNYREAEKYAKAAGDTAQIAYINFHMGIAYMNEGKFDSALMLIKKAISTFSDLKDQTGLGRAMKYLGDSYEKMGNFDLAANTIFQAIALLKETNDHLHLGLGYISLSRVCTDLKKNDSALYYAKESLKIFEKRKDPAWKRDAYNLLTYCFDQLGRTDSAIVYLKLSKSLSDSLSVEERKNLLAFLDVVVDEQAKLEKLEKEKIETREKLRIYLLLSGIVVFIVIVFLLYRNNQHRKKTNETLRQRNEKIENTLHQLRSTQTQLIQSEKMASLGELTAGIAHEIQNPLNFVNNFSEVNSELIAEMKEEIEKGNLDQVKNIATDIGENEQKIKHHGKRADAIVKGMLQHSRSSTGVKEPADINALSDEYLRLSYQGLRAKNKSFNATMKTDFDNNVGKINIVPQEIGRVILNLINNAFYAVDEKKKAPQPPKGGVGYEPTVTVTTKRINDKVLISVSDNGNGIPQKVLDKIFQPFFTTKPTGQGTGLGLSLSYDIVKAHGGEIKVVTKENEGTEFTIMLLV